In Burkholderia sp. GAS332, one DNA window encodes the following:
- a CDS encoding Mannose or cellobiose epimerase, N-acyl-D-glucosamine 2-epimerase family: MTQSDPLHPANGAAAVPPVDSFRQRDFLLSHVQDTLRFYAPNVLDPSGGFFHFFRDDGSVYDKTTRHLVSTCRYIFNYAMAYRQFGDPQHLEYTRHGLRFLRETHWDAEHQGYDWELEWRDGKKHTLDATRHCYGLAFVLLAYSHAAMAGIEEAKPMIGATFELMEHRFWDAAAGLYADEATPDWRVSSYRGQNANMHTTEALLAAHEATGHLVYLDRAERVASNITLRQAKLSQGLVWEHFHADWSVDWHYNEEDSSNIFRPWGFQPGHQTEWAKLLLILERFRPLPWLLPRAIELFDAAMAHAWDEDHGGLYYGFGPDGTVCDHDKYFWVQAETFATAALLGKRTGNERFWDWYDEIWRYSWAHFVDHKYGAWYRILTCDNRKYSDEKSPAGKTDYHTMGACYEVLTHALPDGAAAASETAE, translated from the coding sequence ATGACGCAATCCGATCCGCTTCACCCCGCCAACGGCGCCGCTGCCGTGCCGCCTGTCGACAGCTTCCGCCAGCGCGACTTTCTGCTCTCTCATGTGCAGGACACGCTGCGCTTTTACGCGCCGAACGTGCTCGATCCGAGCGGCGGCTTCTTCCATTTCTTCCGCGACGACGGCTCGGTCTACGACAAGACCACCCGGCATCTGGTGAGCACGTGCCGCTACATCTTCAACTACGCGATGGCGTATCGCCAGTTCGGCGACCCGCAACATCTCGAGTACACGCGCCACGGTTTGCGCTTCCTGCGCGAAACGCATTGGGACGCCGAGCACCAAGGCTACGACTGGGAGCTCGAATGGCGCGACGGCAAGAAACACACGCTCGACGCAACGCGCCACTGCTACGGCCTCGCGTTCGTGCTGCTCGCGTATTCGCACGCGGCGATGGCCGGCATCGAGGAAGCGAAGCCGATGATCGGCGCGACCTTCGAGTTGATGGAACACCGCTTCTGGGACGCCGCCGCCGGCCTCTATGCCGACGAAGCGACGCCCGACTGGCGCGTCAGTTCGTACCGCGGCCAGAACGCGAACATGCACACCACCGAGGCCCTGCTCGCCGCGCACGAAGCCACCGGACACCTCGTCTATCTGGATCGTGCGGAACGGGTGGCGTCGAACATCACGCTGCGACAGGCGAAGCTGTCGCAAGGACTCGTGTGGGAGCACTTTCACGCGGACTGGTCGGTCGACTGGCATTACAACGAGGAAGACAGCTCGAACATCTTCCGCCCGTGGGGCTTCCAGCCGGGGCATCAGACCGAATGGGCCAAGCTGCTGCTGATTCTGGAGCGCTTTCGTCCGTTGCCGTGGTTGCTGCCGCGCGCCATCGAGCTATTCGACGCCGCGATGGCGCATGCCTGGGACGAAGATCACGGCGGCCTCTATTACGGCTTCGGCCCGGACGGCACCGTGTGCGACCACGACAAGTATTTCTGGGTTCAGGCGGAGACGTTCGCGACCGCGGCGCTGCTCGGCAAGCGCACCGGCAACGAACGCTTCTGGGACTGGTACGACGAGATCTGGCGCTACAGCTGGGCGCATTTCGTCGATCACAAGTATGGCGCGTGGTACCGCATCCTCACGTGCGACAACCGTAAATACAGCGACGAAAAGAGCCCTGCCGGCAAGACCGACTATCACACGATGGGCGCGTGCTATGAGGTGCTGACGCACGCACTGCCTGACGGCGCGGCCGCTGCGTCCGAAACCGCGGAGTAA
- a CDS encoding fructokinase codes for MSANTEFPLFVSAGDILTDLVRTGASQWLSRPGGAGWNVARCVARLGLPTACAGSLGVDNFSDELWNASVAAGLDMRFMQRVEHPPLLAIVHQTHPPAYFFMGENGADLAFDPARLPAGWIEQVKWAHFGCISLVRQPLGATLAALAAELRARGVKISFDPNYRNLMEHGYEPTLRKMAALADLIKVSDEDLRMLFKTDDEAGALAQLRAMNPVATVLVTRGPETSMLIDGAMVVEARPPRVEVVDTVGAGDASIGGLLFSLMTAPQRTWPEHLAFSLAAGAAACRHAGAHAPSLDEVVALL; via the coding sequence ATGAGCGCTAACACCGAATTCCCCCTCTTCGTTTCAGCCGGCGACATCCTCACCGATCTCGTGCGAACCGGCGCCTCCCAATGGCTCTCGCGTCCTGGCGGCGCCGGTTGGAACGTCGCGCGCTGCGTGGCGCGGCTCGGTTTGCCGACGGCCTGTGCCGGGTCGCTGGGTGTCGACAACTTCTCCGACGAACTGTGGAACGCGAGCGTCGCCGCCGGGCTCGACATGCGCTTCATGCAGCGCGTGGAGCACCCGCCGCTATTGGCGATCGTCCATCAGACGCATCCGCCTGCGTACTTTTTCATGGGTGAGAACGGCGCCGATCTGGCGTTCGATCCGGCGCGCCTGCCGGCTGGCTGGATCGAGCAGGTGAAGTGGGCGCACTTTGGCTGCATCAGCCTGGTGCGTCAGCCGCTTGGGGCGACGCTTGCCGCGTTGGCGGCCGAGTTGCGCGCGCGCGGCGTGAAGATCAGTTTCGATCCGAACTACCGGAACCTGATGGAGCACGGCTACGAGCCCACCTTGCGCAAGATGGCCGCGCTCGCCGACCTGATCAAGGTATCGGACGAGGATTTGCGCATGCTGTTCAAGACGGACGACGAGGCCGGCGCGCTGGCGCAACTGCGCGCCATGAATCCTGTCGCCACCGTGCTGGTAACACGCGGGCCGGAGACGTCCATGTTGATCGACGGCGCCATGGTGGTGGAGGCTCGGCCGCCGCGGGTCGAAGTGGTCGATACGGTTGGCGCGGGGGATGCGTCTATCGGCGGTTTGCTGTTCAGTTTGATGACCGCGCCGCAACGGACGTGGCCGGAACACCTCGCCTTTTCGTTGGCCGCCGGCGCCGCGGCTTGTCGCCATGCTGGTGCGCATGCACCGTCTTTGGACGAAGTTGTCGCGCTGCTGTAG
- a CDS encoding inward rectifier potassium channel, producing the protein MATESPDHLSSIGDDETRAQKRRTGGSRELRLDDRVVIAHGMPTPLWQDLYHRALMVRWPTFFVSLGVLFLLLNTVFAALYMLGNAPIANQFPAGFGGAFFFSVETLATVGYGDMHPQTVYAHWIATLEIFVGMSSIALATGLIFARFSRPHAKIMFARNAVVWPYEGRMTLMVRAANARQNVIAEARAKLRLMRLETSAEGYTLRKLYDLTLVRDQHPVFKLGWVMMHVIDESSPLFGETAETLQGRDASLWLTLEGVDESTSQTMQARHMWRCEQIRWQHRFADIMREEDGVSHIDYAHFNEVVPLDSAPVAAPMAKAPTP; encoded by the coding sequence ATGGCGACCGAATCACCAGACCATCTTTCCAGTATCGGCGACGACGAAACGCGTGCGCAGAAACGTCGCACGGGCGGCAGCCGGGAATTGCGCCTGGATGATCGCGTCGTTATCGCGCACGGCATGCCGACGCCGCTCTGGCAGGATCTCTATCACCGCGCACTCATGGTCCGCTGGCCGACGTTTTTCGTCTCGCTCGGGGTCTTGTTCCTGCTGCTCAACACCGTGTTTGCGGCGCTCTACATGCTCGGCAACGCACCGATCGCCAATCAGTTTCCGGCCGGCTTCGGCGGCGCGTTTTTCTTCAGCGTCGAAACGCTCGCGACGGTCGGCTACGGCGACATGCATCCGCAAACGGTCTACGCCCACTGGATCGCGACCCTGGAGATCTTTGTCGGCATGTCCAGCATCGCCTTGGCGACCGGGCTGATCTTCGCGCGCTTCTCACGCCCGCACGCCAAGATCATGTTCGCGCGCAACGCGGTCGTATGGCCGTACGAGGGCCGCATGACGCTGATGGTGCGCGCCGCCAACGCACGTCAAAACGTGATCGCCGAAGCGCGTGCGAAACTTCGCCTCATGCGACTGGAAACCTCCGCCGAAGGTTATACGCTGCGCAAGCTCTACGACTTGACGCTGGTGCGCGACCAGCATCCCGTGTTCAAACTGGGCTGGGTCATGATGCACGTCATCGACGAAAGCAGTCCGCTATTTGGCGAGACCGCCGAAACGCTCCAGGGCCGTGATGCGTCGCTGTGGCTCACGCTCGAAGGAGTCGACGAATCGACCTCGCAGACCATGCAGGCGCGTCATATGTGGCGTTGCGAGCAGATCCGCTGGCAACACCGTTTCGCCGACATCATGCGTGAAGAGGACGGCGTGAGTCACATCGATTACGCGCATTTCAACGAGGTCGTGCCGCTCGACTCGGCGCCGGTCGCCGCGCCTATGGCGAAAGCGCCCACGCCCTAG
- a CDS encoding Outer membrane protein (porin), with the protein MNRTGLAMALAGAGIGAVLAVSSGNAAAQSSVTLYGIVDSGITYTSNQKGSTTWQATGGNEQGTRWGMVGTEDLGGGTTAIFKLENGFNIETGTASANGRIFGRQAWVGLANQRWGSFTMGRQYNAAQDSLAPLQIGASTSLTQYALHPFDTDDLNNSFRTDNSVKYVTPTFAGFQGNAMYGFSNETNFAQNRSWSVGGTYAQGPLHLGIAYVVLDNPALDTTGAIPSDNYYTFLKGITKQQIWGAAGTYDFGNATFGMLYTSSLFNLQTGASQRFNNYEGSFRYRFTPAVMFAIGETYTQVRTTQSTKPSVHYLQTSAGVQYYLSKRTDLYVNAIYQRSSSNTVADVEGISNPSSSSTQVVGVVGIRHKF; encoded by the coding sequence ATGAACAGGACAGGTTTGGCGATGGCGCTTGCGGGCGCGGGGATCGGGGCGGTGCTCGCGGTGTCGAGTGGCAACGCCGCGGCGCAGTCGAGCGTGACGTTGTACGGCATCGTCGACTCAGGCATCACCTATACGAGCAACCAGAAAGGCAGCACGACCTGGCAGGCGACCGGCGGCAACGAACAGGGCACGCGCTGGGGCATGGTGGGCACCGAGGATCTGGGCGGCGGCACCACGGCGATCTTCAAACTGGAGAACGGCTTCAACATCGAGACCGGCACGGCGAGCGCGAATGGGCGCATATTCGGCCGCCAGGCGTGGGTGGGTTTGGCGAACCAGCGCTGGGGGTCCTTCACGATGGGGCGCCAGTACAACGCCGCGCAGGATTCGCTGGCGCCGTTGCAGATCGGCGCGAGCACGTCGTTGACGCAGTACGCGCTGCATCCGTTCGATACCGACGACCTGAACAACTCGTTTCGCACCGACAACTCGGTGAAATACGTCACGCCGACGTTCGCGGGCTTCCAGGGTAATGCGATGTACGGTTTCTCCAACGAGACCAACTTCGCGCAGAACCGCAGCTGGAGCGTCGGGGGCACGTATGCGCAGGGTCCGTTGCATCTCGGCATTGCCTACGTGGTGCTCGACAATCCGGCGCTCGACACGACCGGCGCGATTCCATCGGACAACTACTACACGTTTCTGAAGGGCATCACCAAGCAGCAGATCTGGGGCGCGGCCGGCACGTATGACTTCGGCAATGCGACCTTCGGCATGTTGTACACGAGCTCGCTGTTCAATTTACAGACCGGTGCATCGCAGCGCTTCAACAACTACGAAGGCAGTTTCCGTTATCGCTTCACGCCGGCCGTGATGTTCGCAATCGGCGAAACGTACACGCAGGTGCGGACGACGCAAAGCACGAAGCCGAGCGTGCACTATCTGCAAACCAGCGCGGGTGTCCAGTACTACCTGTCCAAGCGCACCGATCTGTATGTGAACGCGATCTATCAGCGCTCGTCGTCGAATACGGTGGCGGATGTTGAAGGGATCAGCAATCCGTCGAGCTCGAGCACACAGGTGGTGGGCGTGGTGGGGATTCGCCACAAGTTCTGA
- a CDS encoding N-formylglutamate deformylase, which yields MTPDSNTFAAPADAPFFIAQPTATALPILFDSPHSGIALPADFGTSAPAAAIRTSWDAFVDELWAGVPVQGGVLIGANFPRAYIDPNRAITDIDAQLLAEPWPEPLAPEKYTLRGMGLIRRDALPNVPMYNRKLSVAEVQHRIDAYYRPYRAALSAAAERAYAQHGALWHVDCHSMKSRGNEMNVDAGEARPDFVISDRRGTTADPAFTQWVADYFSGAGYRVQVNEPYQGGDLLAAVSDPAQRRHSIQIELKRGLYMDEAAFVKHAGFNTLKRDLDAFVAALADYVRAQLAAPCPA from the coding sequence TTGACGCCCGATAGCAACACTTTTGCCGCGCCCGCCGACGCGCCGTTTTTTATCGCGCAACCCACTGCGACTGCGCTGCCGATCCTGTTCGATTCACCACACAGCGGCATCGCGCTGCCGGCCGACTTCGGCACGTCCGCGCCGGCCGCCGCGATTCGCACCTCGTGGGATGCGTTCGTCGACGAACTGTGGGCCGGTGTGCCGGTGCAAGGTGGCGTACTGATCGGCGCGAATTTCCCGCGCGCCTACATCGATCCGAACCGCGCGATCACCGATATCGATGCGCAATTGCTCGCCGAGCCATGGCCCGAGCCGCTTGCCCCAGAGAAGTACACGCTGCGCGGCATGGGCCTGATCCGGCGCGACGCGCTGCCGAACGTGCCGATGTACAACCGCAAGCTGTCGGTCGCCGAAGTCCAGCACCGCATCGACGCGTACTACCGCCCCTACCGGGCGGCGCTCAGTGCCGCAGCCGAGCGCGCTTATGCGCAGCACGGCGCGCTGTGGCACGTCGACTGTCATTCGATGAAATCGCGCGGCAACGAGATGAACGTCGATGCCGGCGAGGCACGCCCCGACTTCGTCATCAGCGACCGCCGCGGCACCACCGCGGATCCCGCCTTCACGCAATGGGTGGCGGACTATTTCAGCGGTGCAGGCTATCGCGTGCAGGTGAACGAGCCTTATCAGGGTGGCGATCTGCTGGCGGCCGTCAGCGATCCCGCCCAGCGCCGGCACAGCATCCAGATCGAACTGAAGCGCGGGCTGTATATGGACGAGGCCGCGTTCGTCAAACACGCCGGCTTCAACACGCTCAAGCGCGACCTCGACGCCTTCGTCGCCGCGCTCGCCGACTACGTCCGCGCTCAACTTGCCGCGCCCTGCCCGGCTTAA
- a CDS encoding transcriptional regulator, IclR family — MNYIVDSVDSALKLLSHVAEHPGLGVTELANQLGINKSRAYRMLCTLELHRFVVQDTRASTYALGPQAFVIGVAAAQQNTLVRSAQKHMLALNQAINENVVLRVREGLETVCVARCESTHEMRMIGAVGNRRSLNSGASGKILLAFAPDAVKTEYFAYLKKLPQSPDLMKLIDELDVIARRGYAVSVGEVTVGAVAISVPVRDMSGQAVAAVSVSGPEMRISRIEIPDYLERLQACSRTISAELGYTAPQMNPQPA, encoded by the coding sequence GTGAACTACATCGTCGATTCCGTCGACAGCGCGCTCAAGCTGCTGAGCCATGTCGCCGAACATCCGGGTCTCGGCGTCACCGAGCTCGCCAATCAGCTCGGCATCAACAAGTCGCGAGCCTACCGCATGTTGTGCACGCTCGAATTGCATCGCTTCGTCGTGCAGGACACCCGCGCCTCGACCTACGCGCTCGGTCCGCAGGCCTTCGTGATCGGCGTCGCGGCCGCGCAGCAGAACACGCTGGTGCGCTCGGCGCAAAAGCACATGCTCGCCCTCAATCAGGCGATCAACGAAAACGTCGTGCTGCGCGTGCGCGAAGGGCTGGAAACGGTGTGCGTCGCGCGTTGCGAAAGCACGCATGAGATGCGTATGATCGGCGCGGTGGGCAACCGGCGCTCGCTCAACAGCGGCGCGTCCGGCAAGATCCTGCTCGCGTTCGCACCGGACGCCGTCAAGACTGAATACTTCGCGTACCTGAAGAAACTGCCGCAATCGCCGGACCTGATGAAGCTCATCGACGAACTCGATGTGATCGCGCGCAGAGGCTATGCGGTGAGCGTGGGTGAAGTCACGGTGGGTGCGGTGGCCATCTCGGTGCCGGTGCGCGATATGAGCGGCCAGGCAGTGGCGGCGGTCAGCGTCTCGGGGCCGGAGATGCGCATCAGCCGGATCGAGATTCCCGATTACCTCGAACGTCTGCAAGCGTGCAGCCGCACGATCTCCGCCGAACTCGGCTACACCGCGCCGCAGATGAATCCGCAGCCCGCATGA
- a CDS encoding Uncharacterized membrane protein YfcC, ion transporter superfamily, which translates to MTTLAPPTAPTADDDYPPGSHPGSGSDEKKPHGKMLHPVVMMIWVVLAAVAMTYLIDAGHFERRDKLVVPGTYQVVPKSHSLSTLVAPSVTQSTPEQAAPASLVSAFVAVPNGLIKNAPLIFMVMFVGGMFGVMRKTGVVDAGIDRLLQLTAGNVYVLAPLLMVLIGLGSTLLGFISEYLVIIPMVMVLARRLGLSNLFAVGLVAIAAKVGYIASVTNPLSLAVAQPIVDVPLFSGIAMRIGVFVVFLTLGILYLLAHVRLSGYRLAAARASLDEHPQAKLSGRHKATLIVLTIAAAMLVIGTRELHWGNVELSAFYVFISIVTAVVGRLDSRSAADAFVDGMKGMILAGLLIGLAASVELILQNSLVLDTLIDHFTRLARGQSAVWVANGLMAVQMVLDVFIPSVSGKAAVSMPIIGPIAQLSGVSGQTSVLAFVLGGGLTNMVTPTSGMLLAYLATARVGFGQWIRFILPLFVVLLVLSGGALALAVCTGY; encoded by the coding sequence ATGACCACGCTCGCCCCACCCACGGCGCCCACCGCCGACGACGACTATCCGCCGGGCAGCCATCCCGGCAGCGGCAGCGATGAAAAAAAGCCCCACGGCAAGATGTTGCATCCGGTGGTGATGATGATCTGGGTTGTGCTCGCCGCCGTGGCGATGACCTATCTGATCGACGCCGGCCACTTCGAGCGTCGCGACAAGCTGGTCGTGCCGGGCACCTATCAGGTGGTGCCGAAGAGCCACAGCCTCTCCACGCTGGTCGCACCGAGCGTCACCCAAAGCACGCCCGAGCAGGCCGCGCCCGCGAGCCTCGTGTCGGCCTTCGTCGCGGTCCCCAATGGCCTCATCAAGAACGCGCCGCTGATTTTCATGGTGATGTTCGTCGGCGGCATGTTCGGCGTGATGCGCAAGACGGGCGTGGTGGATGCGGGGATCGACCGGCTCCTGCAACTCACCGCGGGCAACGTCTATGTGCTGGCGCCGCTGCTGATGGTGTTGATCGGCCTAGGCAGCACGCTGCTCGGCTTCATCTCCGAATACCTCGTGATCATTCCGATGGTGATGGTGCTGGCGCGGCGGCTCGGTTTATCGAACCTGTTCGCGGTGGGGCTCGTCGCGATTGCCGCGAAGGTCGGGTATATCGCCTCGGTGACCAATCCGCTGTCGCTCGCCGTCGCGCAGCCGATCGTCGATGTGCCGCTCTTTAGCGGCATCGCGATGCGCATCGGTGTGTTCGTCGTGTTCCTGACGCTGGGCATCCTGTATCTGCTGGCCCACGTGCGCTTGAGCGGCTACCGGCTGGCCGCCGCGCGCGCGAGCCTCGACGAACACCCGCAAGCGAAACTCTCGGGCCGCCACAAGGCGACGCTGATCGTGCTAACGATCGCCGCTGCGATGCTGGTGATCGGCACGCGTGAATTGCATTGGGGCAACGTCGAGTTGTCCGCGTTCTACGTGTTCATCAGCATCGTGACGGCGGTCGTGGGCAGGCTCGATTCGCGCAGTGCGGCCGACGCTTTCGTCGACGGCATGAAGGGAATGATTCTGGCGGGCTTGCTGATCGGGCTCGCGGCATCGGTCGAACTGATTTTGCAGAACAGTCTGGTGCTCGACACGCTGATCGACCATTTCACGCGGCTCGCGCGCGGCCAATCGGCGGTGTGGGTGGCGAACGGCCTGATGGCCGTGCAGATGGTGCTCGACGTGTTCATTCCGTCCGTGTCCGGCAAGGCCGCGGTCAGCATGCCGATCATTGGGCCGATTGCGCAGTTATCCGGTGTTAGCGGGCAGACCTCGGTGCTCGCCTTCGTGTTGGGCGGCGGCTTGACGAACATGGTGACGCCGACCTCCGGGATGCTGCTGGCGTATCTGGCTACCGCGCGGGTTGGCTTCGGCCAGTGGATCAGGTTCATCCTGCCGCTATTCGTGGTGCTGCTGGTGCTGTCGGGTGGCGCGCTGGCGTTGGCCGTCTGCACGGGGTACTAA